In Desulfosediminicola ganghwensis, a single window of DNA contains:
- a CDS encoding hydrogenase iron-sulfur subunit — protein METFEPVIVAFCCHYCAYTAADMAGSQRIAYPSNVKIIRVPCSCKVDALHLVKAFEKGADGVYVAGCLKGDCHFKKGNDQAANRVKYVQKYLDELGIDPERLAMYRMSAGMGNQFAETAKEMTEKIRELGPSPINVATAQLKGQAA, from the coding sequence ATGGAAACTTTTGAACCGGTAATTGTGGCTTTCTGTTGCCACTACTGTGCCTATACAGCGGCGGATATGGCAGGTAGCCAGCGTATTGCCTATCCCTCCAATGTCAAAATCATTCGGGTACCCTGCTCCTGCAAAGTAGACGCCCTGCACCTGGTAAAGGCCTTTGAAAAAGGCGCCGACGGGGTCTATGTGGCCGGTTGCCTGAAAGGAGATTGTCATTTCAAGAAAGGGAACGACCAGGCTGCAAACAGGGTCAAATACGTTCAGAAATATCTTGATGAATTGGGTATCGACCCTGAACGTCTGGCCATGTACCGTATGTCGGCCGGCATGGGAAACCAGTTTGCGGAAACCGCAAAAGAGATGACGGAAAAAATTCGCGAGCTCGGCCCGAGCCCGATCAATGTCGCCACCGCCCAGCTTAAAGGGCAGGCGGCGTGA
- a CDS encoding sulfide/dihydroorotate dehydrogenase-like FAD/NAD-binding protein: protein MFKIVRREEMAEGTVILNEIEAPLIAKKAKPGQFVILKANEEGERIPLTMADTDPEKGTITIIYMVVGKSTAIFRDLKVGDGYQDVIGPLGKATHIEKVGKVICVGGGTGVAVLHPITRALKEIGNDVTCIIGARNKGLLIMEEQMKDASNDLRVCTDDGSYGHHGFVTEVMKEVLEGGDVKLVVAIGPVPMMKAVSNITKDYDVPTMVSLNPIMVDGTGMCGGCRVTIGGETKFACVDGPEFDGHKVDYDELMLRLRAYQEEEKKCHDEYCTIRDAN from the coding sequence ATGTTTAAGATTGTAAGACGAGAAGAAATGGCTGAAGGAACGGTGATTCTCAATGAGATTGAGGCTCCGCTCATTGCAAAGAAGGCGAAACCTGGCCAGTTTGTAATCCTGAAAGCCAATGAGGAAGGTGAACGCATTCCTCTCACCATGGCTGATACCGATCCGGAAAAAGGAACCATCACCATAATCTACATGGTCGTTGGCAAATCAACTGCGATTTTCAGAGATCTGAAGGTCGGCGATGGGTACCAGGATGTCATCGGTCCCCTGGGTAAAGCAACCCATATCGAAAAAGTTGGCAAAGTGATCTGCGTTGGCGGTGGTACCGGTGTAGCGGTCCTTCATCCGATCACCCGTGCTCTCAAAGAGATTGGCAACGATGTTACGTGTATTATAGGTGCCAGAAACAAAGGCCTGCTCATCATGGAAGAGCAGATGAAAGATGCCAGTAACGATCTGCGTGTCTGCACCGATGACGGCTCTTACGGTCATCACGGCTTCGTAACAGAGGTTATGAAAGAGGTGCTGGAAGGTGGAGATGTGAAGCTGGTAGTCGCTATTGGCCCTGTGCCGATGATGAAAGCTGTTTCCAATATAACCAAAGACTATGATGTTCCAACCATGGTCAGCTTGAACCCCATTATGGTTGATGGCACCGGCATGTGCGGCGGTTGCCGTGTCACAATTGGCGGTGAGACCAAATTTGCCTGTGTAGACGGCCCAGAATTTGACGGTCACAAAGTCGACTACGATGAGCTTATGCTCCGTCTCCGTGCCTACCAGGAAGAAGAAAAGAAATGCCACGACGAGTACTGCACCATTCGTGACGCGAACTAA
- a CDS encoding bifunctional homocysteine S-methyltransferase/methylenetetrahydrofolate reductase: MKPNFLEYIQDRVILGDGALGAYLYQCGVSRDKNIDLLNLQSPETVHNAHEEYIRAGSQLIETNTFGASRYQLEPMGFGDSQREINRAGAEIAVKAAGGKVFVAGSVGPSGIRFPLIDEETTIDEIRDSFREQFLGLAEGGVDAFIIETFSSLDEMLLALEVAKETVTDMPIIAQMVFPTGGTTTHGEDALHCGEAMLRAGADVIGTNCGRGVDTAATAIRKMAQAGGGKAILSAFPNAGMPEMIGHRTIYPAQPDYMAKKAAEMIRGGVHLIGGCCGTTPAHIQQFKSVLKIKPVRPTAHSAVAQAATEPDSERTAGPGKFLAGLTGDRLPIIVELDPPTHLDIEHVLTGAEKLAEAGTDAISLAENPLAILRTGNLGLASLIQKQAKISTILHQTGRDLNALALQARMMEAHLLDIPAVLGVTGDSATGTDQPGVSGVFDLRSHGIISMLNGLNNGANMAGKSLKKNTDFSIGAAFSFRPQNPDFQIRRLEKKVELGARFVMTQPLFSAEAISQMVEKTSHINAMIFPGIFPLISLRNAEFLHNEVPGIHVPSKVREQLARYDQVADQRKVALEFTAQLIDQVATMIDGIYLISPLNKWDIVLNYVKQIRNAQYQGSGRIKDFTRA; encoded by the coding sequence ATGAAGCCCAATTTTCTTGAATATATACAGGACCGGGTCATCCTCGGCGACGGCGCACTTGGTGCCTACCTTTACCAGTGCGGAGTAAGCCGGGACAAGAACATAGACCTGCTCAACTTGCAGTCTCCCGAGACGGTACATAACGCCCATGAAGAGTACATTCGAGCCGGCAGCCAACTCATAGAGACAAACACCTTCGGCGCCAGTCGCTATCAACTCGAACCAATGGGTTTTGGCGATTCGCAACGGGAAATCAACCGGGCCGGCGCTGAAATTGCGGTAAAGGCCGCTGGCGGCAAAGTCTTTGTCGCAGGTTCCGTCGGCCCATCTGGGATCCGCTTTCCGCTTATCGATGAAGAGACAACCATAGATGAGATCAGGGATTCTTTTCGGGAACAGTTCCTGGGTCTTGCCGAAGGCGGAGTCGACGCATTCATTATCGAAACCTTCAGCAGTCTCGACGAAATGCTGCTTGCTCTTGAAGTGGCAAAAGAAACTGTTACGGATATGCCCATCATTGCCCAGATGGTCTTCCCGACCGGTGGCACCACCACCCACGGGGAGGACGCCCTCCATTGCGGTGAAGCGATGCTTCGTGCCGGAGCCGATGTTATCGGCACCAACTGCGGCCGTGGCGTCGATACCGCCGCTACCGCGATCAGAAAAATGGCCCAGGCAGGCGGTGGCAAGGCTATTCTCTCCGCTTTCCCGAATGCCGGTATGCCGGAGATGATAGGACACAGAACCATTTATCCGGCCCAGCCGGACTACATGGCCAAAAAAGCGGCCGAGATGATACGCGGCGGCGTCCATCTTATCGGCGGTTGCTGCGGCACAACACCTGCTCATATCCAGCAATTCAAATCGGTCCTCAAAATTAAACCTGTCCGCCCAACGGCACACTCTGCGGTAGCGCAGGCCGCTACTGAACCTGACAGTGAAAGAACTGCCGGGCCAGGCAAATTTCTGGCTGGCCTTACCGGTGATCGCCTGCCAATAATTGTGGAACTTGACCCGCCCACCCATCTAGACATCGAACATGTGCTGACAGGGGCTGAAAAACTTGCCGAGGCAGGTACCGATGCCATATCCCTTGCCGAGAACCCCCTGGCGATACTGCGAACCGGCAACCTTGGTCTCGCCTCGCTTATTCAGAAACAGGCAAAAATCTCAACCATTCTTCATCAGACCGGGCGGGACCTCAATGCGCTTGCTCTTCAGGCCCGGATGATGGAAGCACACCTGCTCGACATCCCTGCGGTTCTCGGGGTAACCGGCGACTCAGCCACAGGCACCGACCAGCCTGGCGTAAGCGGCGTTTTTGATCTACGCTCCCACGGCATTATCTCCATGCTGAACGGTCTCAACAATGGTGCCAACATGGCAGGGAAATCACTTAAAAAAAATACTGATTTTTCCATCGGTGCAGCCTTTAGCTTCAGGCCGCAAAACCCCGATTTCCAGATTCGCCGCCTGGAAAAGAAAGTTGAACTCGGGGCCCGCTTTGTTATGACGCAACCGCTATTTTCGGCTGAAGCGATATCGCAGATGGTGGAGAAGACTTCCCACATTAATGCCATGATCTTCCCTGGGATATTTCCACTCATCTCCCTTCGCAATGCGGAATTTCTACATAACGAAGTTCCAGGAATCCATGTCCCGTCAAAAGTGCGTGAGCAACTTGCCAGGTACGACCAGGTTGCCGACCAGCGCAAGGTCGCACTTGAGTTTACTGCCCAACTGATTGACCAGGTCGCCACCATGATAGATGGCATTTACCTGATCAGCCCTCTCAACAAGTGGGATATCGTCCTCAATTACGTAAAACAGATCCGGAACGCTCAATACCAGGGCAGTGGTCGCATTAAAGATTTCACCCGCGCCTAG
- a CDS encoding (Fe-S)-binding protein, with protein MAESSIKIKGKKESFFIDQVKEILPTGGNLNLCLTCGACASGCPATGLSDMDPRKFLRMCAMGMDEEATKSPWVWMCTMCQRCIYVCPMQIDIPQLVFNARASWPRDERPKGIRDSCDMALRNPSNSAMGTAPDDFIFVVEDVLAEYQESQPEFKDMAAPIDKPGAHFFLNQNSREPVTEPDELVPLWKILHLAGVDWTYGSKGWAAENYCLFLADNECWEHVTRVSANQANELGTKVFLNTEUGHITFSVRAGLKKFGVEHNFEVASIYQYYAKWIREGRLKVNSDWNRDRKIKFTIQDPCQIVRKGYGDAVADDLRFVIKSVVGEENVIEMTPNKSNNYCCGGGGGFLQSGYPEERRAYGKKKFDQIIETGADYCITGCHNCHAQVHDIGHHFGGTYSTVHLWTLICLSLGILGPNEREYLGEDLKDVDVFHPETALF; from the coding sequence ATGGCAGAAAGCAGTATCAAAATCAAAGGCAAGAAAGAGAGCTTCTTCATCGACCAGGTAAAGGAGATCCTGCCGACAGGCGGGAACCTCAATCTATGTCTCACCTGTGGCGCTTGCGCCTCAGGGTGCCCGGCTACGGGACTTTCAGACATGGATCCGCGCAAATTCCTGCGCATGTGTGCCATGGGCATGGATGAAGAGGCAACCAAATCACCATGGGTCTGGATGTGCACTATGTGCCAGAGATGTATCTACGTCTGCCCCATGCAAATCGACATTCCTCAACTGGTTTTCAACGCCCGCGCCAGCTGGCCGCGTGATGAACGCCCCAAGGGTATTCGCGACTCCTGCGACATGGCCCTGAGGAACCCCTCCAACAGCGCCATGGGAACCGCTCCCGACGACTTCATCTTCGTGGTCGAAGACGTTCTGGCCGAATATCAGGAATCACAGCCCGAGTTTAAGGATATGGCAGCGCCCATTGATAAACCCGGCGCCCATTTTTTCCTGAATCAGAACTCCCGTGAACCGGTAACCGAACCGGATGAACTGGTACCGCTCTGGAAGATCCTGCACCTGGCAGGAGTAGACTGGACGTACGGTTCCAAAGGTTGGGCGGCAGAAAATTACTGCCTGTTCCTGGCCGACAATGAATGCTGGGAGCATGTTACCCGGGTCTCGGCCAACCAGGCCAACGAGTTGGGGACAAAAGTCTTTCTCAATACGGAATGAGGACACATCACATTCTCAGTCCGGGCCGGACTGAAAAAATTCGGTGTTGAGCATAACTTTGAAGTTGCATCCATCTATCAATATTACGCCAAGTGGATCCGTGAGGGTCGACTCAAGGTGAACTCCGACTGGAACCGCGATCGCAAGATCAAGTTCACCATCCAGGATCCATGTCAGATCGTCAGAAAGGGCTATGGTGACGCTGTGGCCGATGACCTCCGTTTTGTAATAAAATCAGTGGTCGGTGAAGAAAATGTCATCGAGATGACACCAAACAAATCCAACAACTACTGCTGCGGCGGTGGCGGTGGCTTCCTGCAGTCTGGATACCCTGAAGAACGCAGGGCCTACGGCAAGAAGAAGTTCGACCAGATTATCGAAACCGGAGCCGATTACTGCATCACCGGCTGCCATAACTGTCACGCTCAGGTCCATGACATCGGCCATCATTTCGGCGGAACATACAGCACTGTCCATCTCTGGACACTCATCTGCCTCTCGCTGGGAATTTTAGGTCCCAATGAGCGGGAATATTTAGGAGAAGATTTAAAAGACGTAGACGTTTTTCACCCCGAAACAGCTCTTTTTTAG
- a CDS encoding MarR family winged helix-turn-helix transcriptional regulator: MEHQLFFKLNLSQRVLIKWVDREMTDLVGATTTQIAAILYLMENDGCQPVDLSRELLQNKSAITTLAERMEKKGLIYRAPSAKDGRASILHLTEKGREIGIKAIPYISEYNRELMKGFSEVEVAVIDRFFESIMRRFETVPDNYFKRLSEE, encoded by the coding sequence ATGGAACATCAGCTCTTTTTCAAGCTCAACCTCTCCCAACGGGTGTTAATAAAGTGGGTAGACCGGGAAATGACCGATCTGGTCGGTGCCACCACCACCCAGATCGCCGCCATCCTCTACCTGATGGAAAACGACGGCTGTCAGCCGGTAGATTTGAGCCGGGAACTGTTGCAGAACAAATCCGCCATCACCACCCTCGCAGAACGTATGGAGAAAAAGGGCTTGATTTACCGGGCTCCATCAGCGAAGGATGGACGCGCCTCAATCCTTCATCTCACTGAAAAAGGTAGAGAAATCGGAATAAAGGCCATACCCTATATTTCTGAATACAACCGGGAATTGATGAAAGGATTCAGCGAAGTGGAGGTGGCTGTTATAGACCGTTTTTTCGAATCGATCATGCGACGCTTCGAGACTGTGCCTGATAATTACTTCAAAAGGTTGAGCGAGGAATAA
- a CDS encoding hotdog fold domain-containing protein codes for MSKLYELYKAVGNEAFSHEITKIAPYFGTIDPMFVALRPGYAEVTMPNTPEVHNHIGSVHAIAMCNAAEVAAGLMTEVSIPKNCRWIPVGMSVKYLARASTDLRAIADGSGIDWEIPGDKDVPVSITDTEGVEVCCAEITMKVSELTK; via the coding sequence ATGAGCAAGCTGTATGAGCTGTACAAAGCTGTTGGTAATGAGGCGTTTTCCCATGAAATCACCAAGATTGCCCCTTATTTTGGCACAATTGACCCGATGTTTGTGGCATTGCGTCCCGGCTATGCCGAAGTGACCATGCCAAACACCCCTGAAGTCCACAATCATATCGGCAGCGTCCATGCCATAGCCATGTGTAATGCCGCTGAAGTTGCCGCGGGCCTGATGACCGAAGTATCCATCCCCAAGAACTGCCGCTGGATACCCGTCGGCATGAGTGTGAAATATCTGGCCAGGGCCTCAACCGATCTCAGAGCGATTGCTGATGGTTCCGGTATCGACTGGGAGATCCCCGGCGACAAGGATGTTCCGGTTTCAATTACTGACACTGAAGGTGTGGAGGTTTGCTGCGCTGAAATCACCATGAAAGTGAGTGAACTGACAAAGTAA
- a CDS encoding methylenetetrahydrofolate reductase, with product MSFQKRLAANEFVVLAEMHTPKGVNISRLVNDARRMKGKIDGVVIPDMDNGIMRMSSIAGGVLMQQQGIESILHVYCRDRNRMALQGDILAAHVLGIQNLIVAHSEDIENGDHPEAVVVNDLNEVELLKGIAQLQRGKDMEGFELDGVPTFTTGCTIEPFADEAQMVQQLKLAKDKVAAGASFVITPAVFDITHFSGFYSKVRELGVPVIPTVFLIKSLAIAQYIATTEPSSQISNELINRIRKSPNRDQEGVKIAGETIAALREMTQGVLVQTLGWEHKLPEILDAAGM from the coding sequence ATGAGTTTTCAAAAGCGATTAGCAGCGAACGAGTTTGTTGTTCTGGCCGAGATGCACACACCCAAGGGGGTGAATATCTCAAGGCTGGTGAATGACGCCCGCAGAATGAAAGGGAAGATCGACGGAGTTGTCATCCCGGACATGGACAACGGTATTATGCGAATGAGCAGCATCGCCGGCGGCGTGCTGATGCAGCAGCAGGGTATCGAGTCAATTCTGCATGTGTATTGCCGTGACCGCAACAGAATGGCCCTGCAGGGTGACATTCTCGCGGCCCATGTACTTGGTATCCAGAACCTTATTGTTGCCCATAGCGAGGATATTGAAAATGGAGACCATCCTGAAGCTGTCGTGGTCAATGACCTCAACGAAGTTGAGTTGCTGAAAGGCATTGCTCAACTACAGCGTGGAAAGGACATGGAAGGTTTCGAACTTGACGGCGTTCCCACATTCACCACCGGTTGCACTATCGAACCTTTTGCCGATGAAGCGCAAATGGTACAGCAACTCAAACTGGCCAAAGACAAAGTGGCAGCAGGTGCCTCATTTGTCATCACCCCGGCGGTGTTTGATATAACGCACTTCAGTGGCTTTTACTCCAAGGTTCGCGAACTGGGCGTTCCTGTTATTCCGACCGTATTTCTCATCAAGTCACTGGCTATAGCCCAGTACATAGCCACCACGGAACCCAGCTCCCAAATCTCCAATGAGCTCATCAACCGTATCCGTAAATCCCCCAACCGCGACCAGGAGGGGGTCAAGATTGCAGGTGAGACCATTGCAGCATTACGTGAAATGACCCAAGGCGTGCTGGTGCAGACGCTCGGCTGGGAACACAAGCTGCCTGAGATCCTGGACGCGGCAGGAATGTAA
- a CDS encoding FAD-dependent oxidoreductase produces MQNTNKLQSSNKVLVIGGGMGGIRTALDLAEAEKDVVLVDKAPAIGGLMTQLDRTFPTNNCDLCTLAPNLSESSRQDHIDLLALTSVTDVQGEKGNFTVSLTTAPRYVNLDKCTACGECHKAFPECVTFTPGLDHRAPTCMRYPQATPQAFAIDLTKCDDVEALMKVCPAGAINPDDIGRNQELKCGAIVFSPGASLFDPSHLDYLAYATQPDVVTSLEYERILSASGPTQGKLVRPSNGEPPKKVAWIQCIGSRGLQKGAGEHCSSACCMFAMKEAMVTRERFGDDIEATIFYMDMRTFGKDYELLYTRAKDEFGVRFVHSRPHSILQPEGEEKLLLSYTNDGSTEQHDEAFDMVVLSTGFKVGDDVKVLAEKMGIELRSDGFPKTESFNPQATSVPGIYVCGAYQAPKDIPETMIQASAAACMASRDVESVKKTKHASELFPAEREVANEAPKVGVFVCECGENIGNTVNVEQLVESAGKISNVAVAQAVGHGCSRESMATIKATIEEQGLNRVVIGGCSPRTHQEKFQDLLRSTGLNKYLLEIANIREQATWVHPGDPARATAKAEDLIKMAVGGVLKAQPLADQTLPMNKDALVVGGGVAGMTAAIELADQGSKVYLAEKFDQLGGITSMLSKTLEGADVKAFLAELIEKVNSHENIEVITRALIVDHTGMPGMFKTGMQVGKQLFYRQISHGVTILATGAKPNRPDQYLLDRSDKVGTQIEIQNILDETPELVKSWDNVVMIQCVGSRNEDNPNCSRICCQNAIKNALRITDINPEARIFVLYRDMRTYGFQEEYYRKAREKGVIFVRYDLDNLPQVAEADGLIDVTFTDPLLGREITVSADQLCLSTGLIADQDTNEEIAMIFKLPRTHDGYFLEDHIKLRPVDLPEPGFFIAGTAHSPKSIRESVSQARAAASRALTMLTKDTINLGARVARVDGDKCAACLVCVRACPFDVPFINADGYSEIDPAKCQGCGACASECPAKAIQLMEFEDDRILAKLQELFLKVNA; encoded by the coding sequence ATGCAGAACACAAATAAACTTCAAAGCAGCAACAAGGTACTTGTTATCGGTGGAGGCATGGGTGGTATTCGTACTGCTCTTGATCTTGCCGAGGCGGAGAAGGATGTTGTGCTGGTGGATAAGGCCCCCGCTATTGGCGGCCTTATGACCCAGCTGGACAGAACCTTCCCCACCAATAACTGTGATCTCTGTACACTGGCTCCCAATCTCTCTGAGAGCAGCAGGCAGGATCATATCGATCTACTGGCACTCACCAGCGTCACCGACGTTCAAGGCGAAAAAGGCAACTTCACCGTCAGCCTTACCACTGCCCCACGATACGTCAATCTTGATAAATGTACAGCCTGTGGTGAATGCCATAAGGCTTTTCCGGAGTGCGTAACCTTCACTCCCGGTCTCGATCACCGCGCGCCTACCTGCATGCGGTACCCGCAAGCCACTCCACAGGCATTCGCCATCGATCTGACTAAATGCGACGATGTGGAAGCACTTATGAAGGTGTGCCCGGCCGGCGCTATCAACCCGGACGATATCGGTCGCAATCAGGAATTGAAATGCGGAGCTATCGTTTTCAGCCCCGGCGCATCTCTTTTTGATCCGAGCCACCTCGACTATCTGGCCTATGCAACACAACCAGACGTGGTAACCAGCCTGGAGTACGAGCGTATTCTTTCTGCATCCGGTCCTACCCAGGGCAAGCTGGTTCGTCCCTCCAATGGTGAGCCACCAAAGAAAGTCGCCTGGATTCAATGTATCGGCTCACGCGGTCTGCAAAAAGGTGCCGGTGAGCATTGCTCCAGTGCCTGTTGTATGTTCGCCATGAAAGAAGCCATGGTTACCAGGGAGCGTTTCGGTGACGATATTGAAGCGACCATATTCTATATGGATATGCGTACTTTCGGTAAAGACTACGAGTTGCTTTATACCCGCGCCAAAGATGAGTTCGGCGTTCGTTTCGTACATAGCCGGCCACATAGTATCCTCCAGCCTGAAGGCGAGGAGAAACTCCTGCTCTCCTACACCAACGACGGGTCAACCGAGCAGCATGACGAAGCATTCGACATGGTGGTTCTCTCCACCGGCTTCAAGGTTGGTGACGACGTCAAGGTGCTGGCCGAAAAGATGGGTATCGAACTGCGCAGCGACGGCTTTCCTAAAACCGAGTCGTTCAACCCGCAGGCAACCTCGGTTCCCGGTATCTATGTTTGTGGTGCCTACCAGGCGCCGAAAGATATCCCCGAGACCATGATCCAGGCAAGTGCCGCTGCCTGTATGGCCTCTCGCGATGTCGAGTCCGTCAAGAAAACCAAACATGCCTCAGAACTGTTCCCAGCCGAGCGCGAAGTTGCAAATGAAGCACCCAAAGTTGGTGTCTTTGTCTGTGAATGCGGTGAGAATATAGGTAATACCGTCAATGTTGAACAACTTGTCGAGAGCGCCGGCAAGATCTCCAATGTTGCCGTGGCCCAGGCTGTCGGGCATGGCTGCAGCAGGGAATCGATGGCAACCATCAAGGCTACCATCGAGGAGCAGGGATTAAACCGCGTTGTTATAGGCGGCTGCTCCCCACGCACCCACCAGGAGAAATTCCAGGATCTGCTCCGTTCCACAGGTCTCAACAAGTATCTGCTTGAAATCGCCAATATACGTGAGCAGGCAACCTGGGTCCATCCAGGTGATCCCGCAAGAGCGACCGCCAAGGCCGAAGATCTTATCAAGATGGCTGTGGGCGGCGTATTAAAGGCACAACCTCTTGCCGACCAGACCCTGCCGATGAACAAAGACGCCCTCGTGGTAGGCGGCGGTGTGGCGGGTATGACCGCTGCTATCGAATTGGCTGATCAGGGTTCCAAGGTATATCTGGCAGAGAAGTTTGATCAGCTTGGCGGTATAACCAGTATGCTCAGCAAGACCCTCGAGGGTGCCGACGTTAAAGCATTCCTGGCAGAATTGATAGAAAAGGTTAATAGTCACGAAAACATCGAGGTTATTACCCGTGCTCTTATCGTCGACCATACCGGTATGCCCGGCATGTTCAAGACCGGCATGCAGGTAGGCAAGCAGTTATTCTATCGCCAGATCTCCCATGGCGTGACAATCCTTGCCACCGGTGCCAAACCAAACCGCCCGGATCAGTACCTGCTCGACAGGTCTGACAAGGTAGGTACCCAGATCGAGATTCAGAACATTCTCGACGAAACTCCTGAGTTGGTGAAAAGCTGGGACAACGTCGTGATGATCCAATGCGTTGGCTCCCGCAACGAGGATAATCCAAATTGTTCACGCATCTGTTGCCAGAATGCGATCAAAAATGCTCTGCGGATAACTGATATCAACCCGGAGGCCAGAATTTTCGTACTCTACCGCGACATGCGCACCTACGGTTTCCAGGAAGAGTACTATCGCAAGGCCAGAGAAAAAGGTGTCATCTTCGTCCGCTACGACCTCGACAACCTGCCACAGGTAGCCGAGGCCGACGGCCTGATCGACGTAACCTTCACCGACCCGCTTCTGGGCAGAGAGATTACCGTAAGCGCCGACCAGCTCTGTCTCTCCACCGGCCTGATCGCCGATCAGGACACCAACGAGGAGATTGCGATGATCTTCAAATTGCCGCGGACCCACGACGGCTATTTCCTTGAAGATCATATCAAGTTGCGACCGGTTGACCTCCCTGAACCCGGCTTTTTTATCGCCGGTACCGCCCACTCACCGAAGTCCATTCGCGAGAGTGTCTCCCAGGCCAGAGCTGCTGCTTCCAGAGCGCTCACCATGCTGACCAAGGATACCATCAACCTTGGCGCACGGGTGGCACGGGTTGACGGCGATAAATGTGCAGCTTGCCTGGTTTGTGTACGCGCCTGTCCTTTTGACGTGCCGTTCATTAACGCAGACGGCTATTCCGAGATTGATCCGGCCAAGTGCCAGGGTTGTGGTGCCTGTGCTTCAGAATGTCCTGCCAAGGCCATACAGCTTATGGAATTCGAGGATGACCGCATACTCGCCAAACTCCAGGAACTCTTTCTGAAGGTGAACGCATAA